Below is a window of Rhodamnia argentea isolate NSW1041297 chromosome 11, ASM2092103v1, whole genome shotgun sequence DNA.
TCGCTTAAGTCCCGAGCATCGTGTTCTCAGTCGATAGATGTGATGCACAATTTGAAAAGCAGGCTGCCCCGTAGAGTCGTAGCATGTGTAATTATGCGATGCCTGAAACATGTTAATTTTGAAGACAGTACGTGATGACTCCTACATTCCCGCCGCCAGGGGCGGGGATCTACAATTTAAACCATGCTGAATTTTATTTGTCTTGCTGTCTGTTATCTGAGGAATAAAATGTGACTGCAAATCTCAGCAGAGTCTGCTTTCAACTTGTTGCATTGTTGATTTCTTCAGCCGTACTCCTTGTAACCAAAATGCTCCCCAAACTGAAGCGCCTTACGTGTTGTTTCTGCAGGGACAACCAAAATCCCGAGACAGTGGAGAGGGCATGAGATCTTCTTTGGACTGATCTCTTGGCCAAATGTTTTACTTGGAAAAGAGGGACAAGGCTCTCTAGCAAATACTTGCGAAAACTGTGATAAAGGAGAGAGTTTCATGTCACTAGCTTCTATGTTCCTGCCGATTTTATCGTCTGAGTTTgcccaaaatcaaaattactCGAGACACTAGCAGTAACTTGATGGTTCGAGTTGGTGGAGTGATATGGGATTTTGAGATATTGCCTCATGGTGAAGAGCAACATTCTGGTCAAGTCGATTCATGGAGATGCTGAACAGAGGCTAACGGCGAAAGACAGTAGAACAGGATTAGAAGAATTTTCTATCGAATGAGGCCCTTAAAGTTGCTTCATTTGCAAATTAAGCCATCAACAAAGATAATGAATGGTGATGGCATTGTACAGAATCAATTTCCGACCAATTAGCTTGTACATTCTTAAGGATTTGCCGCACAGGCTTGCAGAATATGGTCGCATCAGGTGCAGCGCGGTTACCAAAAAGGTTACCTGCCGTTTTGTTTAAGGAAAGCTGTCTGGTAGGAATATTGGCTAGTCTGGGATATATGTAGGTGCTGCTCATGCAGTTCTTACCTAGTAACCCAGGTAACAAGCTAAGATAACTTACTGTAATGATGAATGCAAAGAAGCTGAATGAAGAGGTGTTACCAAGGGGCGCTAACTGAACCCTGGAATCctgaaattgaagaaaagaatctATTGCATTCTTCTGAGAGAAGTGAAATGGGGCATGAATGCTGTGAGCTCTTGGCTTTGGTCCAAAAACTCCTCCAAGCCAAGAACTAGGATTTACACTGTTGACTCTGTAGATTGAGCGACACGAAACTAAAGAAACGTATTTCCACCACTACCACCATCCTTTCTATATCCAGGTCGTGGGCACACAAAAACCTCTCGCGTAACCATGTGTGTGTGCGCGCATGAGAGAGACCGAGAGGGAGGGGTAATAGGGGAATATCGTGCTTTACGAAATTATGACTAATTAGTCCTGCTGGAATGTAAAAAGCAGCCGAACACTCGTAAATCGCGAGTTTCAAATAACAATAACAAAGATAAGAATGATACCGTAGGATAAGAATAATTACACTATTAAACGAACAAATGAACACTCCGGATAGCAAGTGGATATCAAGTATAAGCGGCCGCTGAGGCTTCCTTTTATCCCGAAAGGTTTGAGAACTAACTCGCATACACGTAAACAACTCCAAAGGTTCGACTCTCTTGGTTTAATGTGATTGCATTGCAGCGGAGACCCACCTTCAATACCATCAGGAAGGATTTGCGTTCTGTTTTGCCTTGAGGACAAGTTCCTCTGTCGTAGTTCCAATGATCTCATTAGCACGTTTGAGGCCTACACAATAGTATCTTCCGATAGAATCCTACAATTACAACCCAAGTGGTCAAAGCTCGAGATATCATTAGACTTGGCAGGTGGACAGCTTTCAATAATTCCTGTTTCGAAGTTAAGCTCATAATGTGCCAATGAAGGTTATTCAGGGGAAAAGGTAGGATTAAAGATGCTCATGctataaagaaggaaaaaaggaaactcAACAGGCATATTTACCCGAGCTACGATGCCTAATTTCTCTAGTTTCTCGACTGCATCATCCACATCAAAATTGCAGCTCTCACCAAACTCTTCTTTTATTAGCTCTTCACATCGTATATCCAAATCCTTCATCACGACATAAGAAAGCCATACATTATTAGCAAATATATCCTTCGATCCAGAACTTCACAAAAGGAAATGCATAAAAAAGAGCCGAATATAAAGAGTTTGTCAAACCTGTGTAGTAGCTTTTCCTTGTTCCATCAATATGAAGTATGACACAATCACCTCTTTGACCTGCATTCAATTGTTTAAACATATTTAAGCTGGGTAATTCCCCATATTTCAATTCAACCAAACAAATAGGTGAAATACGATCTCAAAAAAATCTCTTCCAATGGTCCAAATGCACAACCGAAATCATTAACAGTGTAACAATCTATGATATCTTTCAAATGGATAAGCCTTGGTCAATAGGACCACCACAGAAATTTCAGTTCCATCTAGAGGCTAGTCATGCTGTCCAAATCATGTACTGTTTCAATGTCATTTAtcagcttcttcctttttttttttagcataaacTACATCCAAAAGGTTCTTTTCTAGACATAAATATTTCCATTCTTCAACATTCTTAACTTCTTTGATGTATGAAAAGCTCACAAATATCACAACTTACTTCCTGTTGGATCACATCATCACATAGGTGCAAAAGAGTCCCCTTCCCACTGTCAAGTTGTTTGTCATACATGGATTGGGTAATTAAGTTCTGATATGCAGCCATATTTTGCTGAAATctacaagaaaagaaataggcCAAAATGAGCAACAAATTTACAAGATGTATTCTCAAAGTCAAGAAAATGGACTGCATATTATTGTTGTAGCATAAGTCAAACTATGTAAGATACTGTGGCTCTCGATCAACCCGGCAACTTTATATGATGCATAAATTGTCCTCATCATCAGATTCCTAGGTACCTATCATATAAAACACACAAAGCTGGCACCAATTTATGGTCTACCAGTGCACTCCTCGACGAACTTTCCAAGTAGACCACTTGCATCATTAACTTAACATTAAAATAACTATGCCAAATTCAATTGTATATGCAAAACCAACCCATCTGAAATAACtatgcggagagagagagagaacacttAACGTGAAGTACGTTTTTGCACAGTAACCTATCACTGTAGAAAGCACGGCAAAAATGACCCATAGATCAGCTTTAGGCATTTCAAGAGAACCAACTACAGCACCCTGTGGGATGTGATTAGTTCATTAGTATAGTATAAACACATATTCCCACACtgaaaaaagggagaaaacaCTAACCAGACCAACTACAGCAGAGGCAAGAAACTTCACCCAGTCCATTGGAGTCAGcccaggattttttttttcaggctgTTAATAGGCAAAAAGCACCTACACCATGTCATGAGCTCCATAGAGATCATAAGAAGAAAGAGTCcaaggaaaaagcaaaacaaaacacCAAATAAACACGCTCAGAAAAAGATTTACAAGTACTATCTCCATATCTGCCATTGGAATGTTTTTGAAATGCTTTACATATATTCCTCTTCCATCTTTCACGTTGGAACTTGAGCGCCTGAAGAGGTAATAGCGTTGTTAGATCAAAGAGCTTTTTACAATTCTAGAAGACAATTTATCGAAATATCAATCAGAAAATGAATTAGTTTTAAGTCATAGTTCTGTTTCGCTAACTTCTCGCAAAAATTCACTTTTGTTTCTCACAAGCAGGCCAACATCACATTCTGTGAACTTATAAGGATGACCGTTCTTTAAAAGAACAATATCTATTAGCCAAACCTTAAATGACAGCGCTTTCAACAGAACAAGAGAGCACCTGTAAAGAACAATTATCCTATCAAAGGTGGGTTCTTGGATAGTAATCTTGCTTCGAAGATTGCGAAAACTGCAAACAACATAGAAGTATCAGAGATAGAGAAATCTAGAATGAAAGACACAAGGCAAGATTGTTTCAGTATCTGTTTTACCATTCAATATTCGCTCATCTATCAGTagttaagaaataatttttggaCACGTAAAAACCATACAGCtccaaaatttaaaatgacACAACACATCATAAATGGCAAAAATGGCAGCGGGAGCACAAATATACAGCCCTTAGAAATTTGAGTCTATCACCATCATAAAAACATTTGATATGGCTCTTAACTGCTGATTATCCTCCAGAATTAATACACACAGTCCTGCAAAGACTATCATTTCTACATTGGCCACGCTCATTATTTAAACATAGAGAAACTTCTGAATTGCGAGGTACCCTATAAGCTCAATATATATAAAATGCTAACATCAAGTCTTTGATATTGGAAAGCcaggaaaaaataattcatgacGGGCCAAAATGGGTCTCATCTACACTATCAAGATGTTCAGCATCTACTGGAGGAACAAGGTAGAGGGAGAAATATGCAATTTCATCTATCTGATTTTTGGGCAGATGCGACCAGTGAATATAAATTATGGGGCATGATGGCCATGGTGGGGTATGATCACCAAGAGTTGCAGAATTTCAGCctgcaaaggaaaagaaaaacataaaattgtTGCAAACTTCAAAGCACCTTATAGGCATATTTTCTATGCGAATTCGTTCCACATGTAGGTCATCCTGCTCTCCTTCAGTCACAATTTCATCATTCTTCTTTGGATCTTGCTTACGGCGTGCACTCGAATTTCTAGACAAAAGTTTCTCAATCCTGCAAAAGACAAAAGCTGGATGAAGtcgcaaaaggaaaaaggttgAAAACAAAGTTCGTTATTAACAGCCCAAACaaacaaagttaaaaaaaaaaaaaaaaattacaacataTCTTCTCGATTGACTTCTCAGAAGAACTATTCACCTGGTTAGTTTCAAAATAAATGCCCAAATACGTGAGATGATCATGTCCACTTTCTCCATGAAAAAGTAATCTGTTGTTCGGTCTATCCCGATGCCGCGTCTGAATATAACATActttgaaagagaaaatgatgaatGAAAATCAGAGAAACAGAAAGAGGCAACTCTTCTCAATAGAAGTAGCAAAGCATTACAAAAGTTTCTAAGCATATAGATCATATGGTCTGACACGATGAATGTACATACTTAAGGAGAAGATTAAGCACCCCTAGACAATACGACCATGCTAGATCTTGATAACTTGCCTTCCAAAAGAGAGGAGATTAAATCAAGAATGCCTATCAGCTAGCATCCTAGTAAGTACCTTATCTGCAAAATCTGGAAGATTTTCTTTAGGATGCTCTGCAAAGTATCTTTTCAGAAGCTTCTTGTCAAGCTACAGTCagcaaacaaaatgaaataaGCAGATAATATAGCTACGAGAAAATACGAGATATACTTAGCCTCTCCTTTTTCAGAAATACTAAAGGCGCAACATCAATCTCATTGCAAGCTATTTAACTAAATGCATCTCCTAAGTTTTTTCACAGAAGATGCATAGGCACTGGGTTCCATGTCACAAACATATCTTGGTCCCATGTATGCAATTTCATACCTTAGATTCATCGACTTTAATTGGAAGATTAAGGAGATACTGGCCAGAAAGTGCAACATCAATTTCCTCATCCGTAGTAATTTTGAAGTTGCTCTTATCCATAACCTGCAAAAGGCGATAACTACAGGTGTCATTGTATTTCtccaaattttctctttttcaaaagagaaaaaacccaaaatctATACATAGAGTGAGGTACACAAGAAGGATGAAGTTGCAGAAGTTTCTACCCCGTTGGCTTTCTCataatttcttttgttctttacgtATCAAGTCTACAAAATCTACCGAAGAAGAGGACATTTTCGCTTCTTGTTTATAGCAGGATGCAAACCATCAGTCACACTTGAGAAATTGTCATGGGTGAAGATTGATACCATGTCCTTTATATCTTCTCACTGCAATATAATTGAAGCACAATGTATATGAAGGGcgatattttcctaaaatcctGGTGGAGGAAGCCTTTTAATCAATGGGTGACAAGCATGGGCATCACCCATGGTTAAATTAAGTTCACATTTGGATGATGATCATAACTTGTTACCCACCACATAGGCATGGATTCCTCCAAACAGGATGGAGGAAAATATAGCCCATAACTAAATTCCCTGCTATCTTGTGGCATAACCATAGTGATTTGTAAAGAGTCAATAGCAATAGACACTTTCTTGCTGCTCAATTTTCATGCTAAGTCATTCTCACAGGTAGTTACTTAACAAAGAGAGGGAAATGAATGCATCTTTCTTGCATGTACAACACCTGAAAGGCTAAAGATCACAGTGAGTCAGTCAACTTTCCGAGTCAAAAATTGCAATAGATCTCGTATTAGTAAAACACCCACAAAACTTCACGGAAAAGTATACAGGAAGCAGTAGTACCTGAAACaagtaagaaagaaaattttgctCAAGTACATCAACTTCTTCAGAAGGTAGGTTTTGCTGTTGCAGCTTCTGAGTCCCGTGCACAGGATCAAAGAGAGAGTAAAGTTGCTGCAGTTATTGGAACAAAATTATAAGTAAGAAAAGGGAAATTAGAGGAAACAACCGAAAAGGCCAAGTTAACCAATTAAAACAACTAAAAGCAGAAGTTCAGACAATAGAATCGATGAGAATACAGCTATACACACCATTAAGTCCTCAAACTGCAGAAGATACCAGGCTCGAATTGTATATTCAACTCTCTTGCACAGCTTTAAAAACTCAGCACGGTCAGAACTATGCtctgcaagaaaaagaaaagggaaaagaaaggaaaggaaaatccaACTGGTGAGACTCTCTATACAAGAGGAACAAGAAGCCAAAACTACGCCAAAAAACAGCACGAACTTAACTGTTCGAGTTACAATATTTGCAGTGTTAGGAGGTGGACATGCATTATGTAATGAAATTCTATTTTGGGAATAATTCCAGAATTTCTGGAATTTCAACGTCTGTTAGTGCCCTAAAGCCGCCCAGTGTGACAATTTGTATCCGGTAGTGTTGGCCAGAACAAAAGAACTCAATTGCAAAGGTTTCTCCTTGTACAAATAAATTATTAGGCCACAATTCCTCAGCAAGTAGAACAACGGCTCTGATACATTTACCATCTCCATAATTTCCACACCATATGATTGACTCGCTCCTGGAAAAATACCATACCGAGTTTTAcaggataaacaaaaaaaatgcacacGACACAACACCGTTCATTCCCTAACATAAAGCAGCCGACCCAGGGCAAATCTCCGGCGACCTCGGAGGCGCGCGCATCTTCCATGCCCGCGAATCCCACGTCGGAGACCCGAAGGAGTCGACAGCGAGGAAGGACATACCGATGAGATTGGCCAAGGTCATGACGAGCTTCGGCTTCAGGACCGGAATCACCGACTCGCGCTCCAGTCGAATAACCTCCTTCTTCTCcgccgcctctctctctctccccgccaTCTCTCGCTCTCTGATTGTCCAGAGctggtggaagaagaagaagaagaagaagaagaagaagacagggAATGGATTGACAGAGACGCCGAGCGAGATTCGTGAGATCGCCCGAGAAGTATTCTTTGGAAGAGAGACGAACGATTCCGTTCTCCTTCGATTGCCAAGCTTTCTCGTAACCGACACTACTGTCAAGTCACTCTGCTCACCGGTGCGCTCTGATCTCCGTTTAATGACGTTAAGTAACggcaagaaaaatcattaaagcaaagaagcagcagaagatgaagaagaagaaggaaaagaaaaagaacgagGAGAAGCGTGATCGATTTTTACTTACAATAGAAATTATCAGAACTCGCGGGAAAAATATGTCGACAACGAAATTGACAAAATGCAGTAAAAATGCCGGTAGGCCTCTTTGTGATTTTTCCATGATAAATACTCCCTCAAGGATCCATCATCTTCCGTCCCTTTTCCCATCCCTGTTTTAGTATTTGTACATTTGCATTTGCTAAGGAGTATTCTCGTTTCCATAGTCGTCCACACTTGcgcaaaaatttgaagaattcagAAGCTGAAATAGTAAATCCTTATTTTCgtgaaagaagaagaggatttTCGAGGAATGGATCATTTAATTTATAATATTCGACTTATGGATGGGACCATACTCTAAATTAGAATCATGAGATAATGTTTGATCATTTCTACTAACTCAAAATTCCGATCACTGTTATTTTAggttataataaaaatatcattttggatagtttacataaaaaatttcctttgTCGATGCTTAAAGGATAGTGAAAATTCTATGCGATTGATCTTTCGAGTTGATAGGATTTACGGtaattttcatttatgatttttggtcttTTAGAATGTGGTTGTAAAGCGGTTGggtttttcaattatttattgCTTCCATCAGCTTATTCGGATGTTTCAAATGATACCGCAATATTTATAAAATAGCCATAATTTTTCAACCACGATAATAACTTTCATTAAACCGGTCaataagattttatttttcaaacctCAATCGAAAATTATAAAAGGAcataataattattttcaatgaataattttaatcAATTCGTTATTGATTATCAAACGATGCATTCGCCAACAGAACCAGGGCAATGTCAGGACACGCCGTCAGATCTAATCTAAACCGTTCATTCGAATGTTACGAACTTGCTTTATCTCGTCAACACGCCGCTCGCTCCCTCTCGTCTCTTTTGCCCAGCGACCAATGGCTACTAGGATATCATCACCTCCGCACCAACGCTCTCTGTCCTCCCTTTCCTTCCCTCCCGCGCTCCCGACCAGAGACCTCCACCGCCCCGGCCGATGGCTCGGGACGCTCCGAACCTCCTCCACCGCCACCCCCCGACCGAGGAGGTTGGTCGTCCGGAGCTCCCTCCAAGAACTCTCGCCTCTGGTGCTTCCTCATCACGCCCCGCATGCTTCGCTGTTCCTGCTCGCGGACGCCGCGGGTTACTCCCTGGCCAGTTACTACACTTCTTTGGGTCTCTTCGTGATCTCTGTTCCTGGACTCTGGTCTCTCATCAAGCGCTCTGTGAAGTCCAAGGTTGTTACCCTGAAACCCGATCGTTTACTGTTTTCTGTTTTACCTTTTGTTGGGGGCTTAAAAGCATATTTTGTCAGTTCTTGGTTGAATTATGAGTCTGTTCAGTGTTCACGCTCGTGTTGGATGGATTTGATTGGCTTGGCTGGTATGTGAAGTGGGGTGGTTTGGTTATGTGATGCAGATTGTGCAGAGGAAATTCATAGGTGAAGGAGAAGAGCGGAAGGCACCGAATCGCGTTGCTGGGGAGATTCTGTCCTTCTTCACACGCAACAACTTCGTGGTCACCGATACAGGAGAGACCATCACGTATGCCCTCGACTCTTCCTCCGAAGTCCTCTCTTTGTTTTCCATTATCTGCATCGATCAATTCACTACCTTACATGCTTTTGATTCATGAACGTTGgtcttctgtttttcttttctcttttggggTGGTGGGTTTGGTACAAAatggggagagagggagggagttcCCTTATGATTTCTTGCCACCATTGTTGCTGCAAATGGAAACAAACCCAAGCATGATGCTCTGTCCTAAAAGGGCTGCTAGTTAATGTGCTTTGTGTTCTTGTTTGAAGgtttgaagggatgatgactCCGAGCCGAGGGCAAGCGGCATTGCTGACATTCTGCACCTGCATTAGCCTTGCCAGCGTTGGTCTTGTTCTTACAATAACTGTTCCGGATATCGGTAACAACTGGTTCTGGATCACTACATTGAGCCCCTTAGCGTAAGTGAAGATTGTTTTTACTTGAAGAGTCCGTGTTCTAGCATTTCTGAATAACGGAAATCATGTGTGGACATATTAAACCCTTGATATGATCTTTTGCAGCGGAGCATACTATTGGAAGCGAGCATCGAGGAAGGAGCAAATCAAGGTAAAGATGGTAGTGGCGGAGGACGGGACAC
It encodes the following:
- the LOC115726450 gene encoding uncharacterized protein LOC115726450 encodes the protein MAGREREAAEKKEVIRLERESVIPVLKPKLVMTLANLIEHSSDRAEFLKLCKRVEYTIRAWYLLQFEDLMQLYSLFDPVHGTQKLQQQNLPSEEVDVLEQNFLSYLFQVMDKSNFKITTDEEIDVALSGQYLLNLPIKVDESKLDKKLLKRYFAEHPKENLPDFADKYVIFRRGIGIDRTTDYFFMEKVDMIISRIWAFILKLTRIEKLLSRNSSARRKQDPKKNDEIVTEGEQDDLHVERIRIENMPISFRNLRSKITIQEPTFDRIIVLYRRSSSNVKDGRGIYVKHFKNIPMADMEIVLPEKKNPGLTPMDWVKFLASAVVGLGAVVGSLEMPKADLWVIFAVLSTVIGYCAKTYFTFQQNMAAYQNLITQSMYDKQLDSGKGTLLHLCDDVIQQEVKEVIVSYFILMEQGKATTQDLDIRCEELIKEEFGESCNFDVDDAVEKLEKLGIVARDSIGRYYCVGLKRANEIIGTTTEELVLKAKQNANPS
- the LOC115726453 gene encoding protein COFACTOR ASSEMBLY OF COMPLEX C SUBUNIT B CCB1, chloroplastic, which gives rise to MATRISSPPHQRSLSSLSFPPALPTRDLHRPGRWLGTLRTSSTATPRPRRLVVRSSLQELSPLVLPHHAPHASLFLLADAAGYSLASYYTSLGLFVISVPGLWSLIKRSVKSKIVQRKFIGEGEERKAPNRVAGEILSFFTRNNFVVTDTGETITFEGMMTPSRGQAALLTFCTCISLASVGLVLTITVPDIGNNWFWITTLSPLAGAYYWKRASRKEQIKVKMVVAEDGTLSEIVVQGDDQQVEQMRKELQLSEKGMVYVKGIFER